The following are from one region of the Candidatus Rokuibacteriota bacterium genome:
- a CDS encoding glycosyltransferase family 9 protein has translation MAQEPIDTLVIHPGALGDVLQAVPALEALGRLGHRLTFAGQPRLGELLQGSGLVLAATSFDTFGLEALFADVQVPDRLASRLGHFRRVVSWFGAREPGYAGRLGALVPDVIVAPPVPDDDSPLTVWEHLVATLHPWGVARPAELHALATTERWRIAARTALMVLGVDEGRPLLIAHPGAGARWKQAPAARFAQALERMVAGAGFEVVVHQGPADGPAVDALVTTLGIPAHRYLEPSLTELAGALALAQAYFGSDSGVSHLAACVGTPSVILYPPETLRQWAPWAPTAVALGVGSEGDLP, from the coding sequence GTGGCTCAAGAACCCATCGACACCCTCGTGATTCACCCAGGCGCGCTCGGCGACGTCCTCCAGGCCGTGCCGGCGCTCGAAGCGCTCGGGCGCCTCGGCCACCGGCTGACCTTCGCGGGCCAGCCGCGGCTGGGCGAGCTGCTCCAGGGCTCGGGCCTCGTGCTCGCGGCGACATCGTTCGACACCTTCGGCCTCGAAGCGCTCTTCGCCGACGTGCAGGTGCCGGACCGTCTCGCGTCGAGGCTTGGGCACTTCCGGCGCGTCGTCTCGTGGTTCGGCGCCCGCGAGCCCGGCTACGCAGGGCGGCTCGGCGCGCTCGTCCCCGACGTGATCGTGGCGCCGCCGGTGCCCGACGACGACTCTCCGCTGACCGTCTGGGAGCACCTCGTCGCGACGCTCCACCCGTGGGGCGTGGCGCGTCCTGCCGAGCTCCATGCGCTCGCGACCACCGAACGCTGGCGCATCGCCGCGCGAACCGCGCTCATGGTGCTTGGCGTGGACGAAGGCCGCCCGCTCCTCATCGCGCACCCAGGCGCCGGCGCGCGCTGGAAGCAGGCTCCGGCCGCGCGCTTCGCCCAGGCGCTCGAGCGCATGGTGGCAGGCGCCGGCTTCGAGGTCGTGGTGCACCAGGGTCCGGCCGACGGCCCCGCGGTGGACGCGCTCGTCACCACACTCGGCATCCCCGCGCATCGCTACCTCGAGCCGTCGCTGACGGAGCTGGCGGGCGCGCTGGCGCTGGCCCAGGCCTATTTCGGCAGCGACTCGGGCGTGAGCCACCTGGCCGCATGCGTGGGGACACCGAGCGTCATCCTCTATCCGCCCGAGACGCTCAGGCAGTGGGCCCCGTGGGCGCCCACCGCCGTGGCGCTGGGCGTCGGATCCGAAGGAGACCTGCCATGA
- a CDS encoding TIGR00730 family Rossman fold protein, translating into MTGDMELRARRRRRWGEVSADPDDRRFLAGPQSRLRELLWALRIFVEFIRGFRALHFIGPCVTVFGSARFPEQHKYYEMARRVGAQLARDGFTVMTGGGPGIMEAANRGAKEAGGRSIGCNIELPQEQKPNTYLDRWVTFRHFFVRKVMLVKYSYAFIAMPGGFGTLDEVTEAATLVQTHKIAGFPIVLMGVEFWKPLLDFMRASLVKEGTIDPVDVDEFFVTDSPEDAAAHVRNIGLQRFGLTYGPRMKRRWFLGE; encoded by the coding sequence ATGACGGGCGACATGGAGCTGCGCGCGCGGAGGCGGCGCCGGTGGGGCGAGGTCTCCGCCGATCCCGACGACCGGCGGTTCCTCGCGGGCCCCCAGTCGCGGCTCCGCGAGCTCCTGTGGGCGCTCAGGATCTTCGTCGAGTTCATCCGTGGCTTCAGGGCGCTGCACTTCATCGGGCCCTGCGTCACCGTCTTCGGTTCGGCCCGTTTCCCGGAGCAGCACAAGTACTACGAGATGGCGCGCCGGGTCGGGGCCCAGCTGGCACGGGACGGCTTCACCGTCATGACGGGTGGCGGCCCCGGGATCATGGAGGCGGCGAACCGCGGGGCCAAGGAGGCGGGCGGCCGCTCCATCGGGTGCAACATCGAGCTGCCCCAGGAACAAAAGCCCAATACCTACCTCGATCGGTGGGTGACGTTTCGCCACTTCTTCGTCCGCAAGGTGATGCTCGTCAAGTACTCCTACGCATTCATCGCTATGCCCGGAGGCTTCGGGACTCTCGACGAGGTAACCGAGGCGGCGACGCTCGTCCAGACCCACAAGATCGCCGGCTTCCCGATCGTGCTCATGGGCGTCGAATTCTGGAAGCCGCTGCTGGACTTCATGCGCGCCTCGCTGGTCAAGGAAGGCACGATCGACCCCGTGGACGTGGACGAGTTCTTCGTGACCGACTCGCCGGAGGATGCGGCGGCCCACGTCCGCAACATCGGCCTGCAGCGCTTCGGGCTCACCTACGGGCCGAGGATGAAGCGCCGCTGGTTCCTCGGCGAGTAA
- the purE gene encoding 5-(carboxyamino)imidazole ribonucleotide mutase has product MPHANPPLVAVIMGSKSDWETMRHTDLLLAQLGVPHECKVMSAHRTPGLTAEYAAKAEARGIEVIIAAAGGAAHLAGVVAAHTVLPVLGVPIESRALKGIDSLLSTVQMPGGIPVGTMAIGKAGAINAALFAAAILANHRPKLRKKLHAFREKQARKVKQETLP; this is encoded by the coding sequence ATGCCTCACGCCAATCCGCCTCTCGTCGCCGTCATCATGGGCAGCAAATCCGACTGGGAGACCATGCGCCACACCGACCTGCTGCTGGCGCAGCTCGGCGTGCCGCACGAGTGCAAGGTCATGTCCGCCCACCGCACCCCCGGCTTGACCGCCGAGTACGCCGCCAAGGCCGAGGCCCGCGGCATTGAGGTCATCATCGCGGCGGCCGGCGGAGCCGCGCACCTGGCGGGCGTCGTGGCGGCCCACACCGTCCTGCCCGTCTTGGGCGTGCCCATCGAGAGCCGGGCGCTCAAGGGCATCGACTCCCTCCTGTCCACGGTGCAGATGCCCGGCGGCATTCCCGTGGGCACGATGGCCATCGGCAAGGCGGGCGCCATCAACGCGGCGCTCTTCGCCGCGGCCATCCTCGCCAACCACCGGCCTAAGCTCAGGAAGAAGCTCCACGCCTTCCGCGAGAAGCAGGCGCGAAAGGTCAAGCAGGAAACCCTTCCGTAA
- a CDS encoding DinB family protein encodes MAHAKVNELRGRSDKAWAQLRSQLQGMEPHLDKSDAPGQWTTREVLCHMLFEPGWKPVPVLKSFAHQNLPVIDIKPSETDVSSERKAMTLKQYMDALDAQRREVMAYLDGLSEAELSRKSRIPLFKEIMGTDEVDIPTYVGALFEYHWNDHAGQIAKIRKAAGLPDAK; translated from the coding sequence ATGGCACACGCGAAAGTCAACGAGCTCCGCGGCCGCAGCGACAAGGCTTGGGCGCAGCTGAGATCGCAGCTCCAGGGCATGGAGCCGCACCTCGACAAGAGCGACGCCCCGGGACAGTGGACCACCCGCGAGGTCCTCTGCCACATGCTCTTCGAGCCCGGCTGGAAGCCCGTGCCGGTGCTCAAATCCTTCGCCCACCAGAACCTGCCCGTGATCGACATCAAGCCGAGCGAGACCGACGTCAGCAGCGAGCGCAAGGCCATGACCCTCAAGCAGTACATGGACGCCCTCGACGCCCAGCGGCGCGAGGTGATGGCCTATCTCGACGGGCTCAGCGAGGCAGAGCTCAGCCGCAAGTCGCGCATCCCGCTCTTCAAGGAGATCATGGGCACCGACGAGGTCGACATCCCGACCTACGTCGGCGCGCTCTTCGAGTACCACTGGAACGACCACGCGGGGCAAATCGCCAAGATCCGCAAGGCGGCAGGCCTGCCCGACGCGAAGTAA